In Thermodesulfobacteriota bacterium, the following proteins share a genomic window:
- a CDS encoding LPP20 family lipoprotein — MRSAAPTLTVVLLLALGCAGAPARPEWVADTPQAYPASRYLLGRGQGDTPALARDRARADLAKNFRVRVSEESEDRVTYTSASQGEGTPARLEAQASRWIAARTDQVVEGSRIAEAWQDPGSRAHHALAVLDRLQAGTGLRQQAARLDGVTREALAQARASDDLLVQIGAAGRAVEAQRERAQVQRLLAVVDPTGAGSPPPYELARLEADEAEVRRRLRVAPRALEDPLGGLERAAGAALAAAGFLPEAGEAAAYELDARLSATEHPGADGWHWVRGTLEVSLKERGGAVRGSHRWDVKASGQQPELARRRAADQAASLLEAELGGVLLGFGAGAKR; from the coding sequence ATGCGAAGCGCCGCCCCCACTCTCACGGTTGTCCTCCTCCTGGCCCTGGGCTGCGCCGGGGCCCCGGCCCGGCCCGAGTGGGTGGCCGACACGCCCCAGGCGTATCCGGCCTCCCGCTATCTCCTGGGCCGCGGCCAGGGGGATACGCCTGCCCTAGCCCGGGACCGGGCCCGGGCGGATCTGGCCAAGAACTTCCGGGTACGGGTGAGCGAGGAGAGCGAAGACCGGGTGACCTACACGAGCGCATCCCAGGGGGAGGGGACGCCGGCCCGCCTGGAGGCCCAGGCCTCCCGGTGGATCGCCGCCCGCACCGACCAGGTGGTGGAGGGGTCGCGGATCGCCGAGGCCTGGCAGGATCCGGGCAGCCGCGCCCACCACGCCCTGGCGGTCCTGGACCGGCTCCAGGCGGGCACGGGTCTGCGCCAGCAGGCGGCGCGCCTGGACGGGGTGACCCGGGAGGCCCTGGCCCAGGCCCGGGCCAGCGACGACCTCCTGGTCCAGATCGGGGCCGCCGGCCGGGCCGTGGAGGCCCAACGGGAGCGCGCCCAGGTGCAGCGCCTGCTGGCCGTGGTGGACCCCACGGGTGCCGGCAGCCCGCCACCGTACGAGCTGGCCCGCCTGGAGGCCGACGAGGCCGAGGTCCGCCGCCGGCTGCGGGTGGCCCCGCGGGCCCTGGAAGACCCCCTGGGCGGCCTGGAACGGGCGGCGGGGGCGGCGCTGGCGGCCGCGGGCTTCCTTCCCGAGGCGGGGGAGGCCGCGGCCTACGAGCTCGACGCCCGCCTGTCGGCCACCGAGCACCCGGGCGCCGACGGCTGGCACTGGGTGCGGGGCACCCTCGAAGTGAGCCTGAAGGAGCGGGGGGGAGCGGTGCGGGGCTCCCATCGGTGGGACGTAAAGGCCTCGGGCCAGCAGCCCGAGCTGGCCCGCCGCCGGGCCGCCGACCAGGCGGCGAGCCTCCTGGAGGCCGAGCTCGGCGGGGTGCTCCTGGGATTCGGCGCGGGGGCGAAGCGCTGA
- a CDS encoding penicillin-binding protein activator LpoB: MRCTGRIARGLVWTTLLALCAAGCAPKVTRLDAGEVRDLSGAWNDTDSRLVSEEMVGDMLEGLWLRERAGSGRPAVIVGEIRNLSHEHISVSTFVADIERAVINSGRVEFVASRGERGEIREERKDQDLHASESTRKAMGQERGADFMLQGTINTIIDASGQTQVRYYQVDLTLLSMADNRKVWVGQKKIKKLVERSRLRS, translated from the coding sequence ATGCGGTGTACTGGTCGAATCGCCCGAGGCCTGGTCTGGACGACCCTCCTAGCCCTGTGCGCGGCCGGGTGCGCCCCTAAAGTCACCCGCCTCGACGCGGGCGAGGTGCGCGACCTGAGCGGTGCGTGGAACGACACGGATTCCCGGCTCGTGTCGGAGGAGATGGTAGGGGACATGCTCGAGGGGCTGTGGCTGCGCGAGCGCGCCGGCAGCGGCCGCCCAGCGGTCATCGTGGGCGAGATCCGAAACCTCAGCCACGAGCACATCAGCGTCTCCACCTTCGTGGCCGACATCGAGCGGGCGGTCATCAACTCGGGCCGGGTGGAGTTCGTGGCGTCCCGGGGGGAGCGGGGGGAGATCCGGGAGGAGCGCAAAGACCAGGATCTGCACGCCAGCGAGAGCACCCGCAAGGCCATGGGGCAGGAGCGGGGCGCCGACTTCATGCTCCAGGGTACCATCAATACCATCATCGACGCTTCGGGCCAGACCCAGGTGCGCTACTACCAGGTGGACCTGACCCTGCTCAGCATGGCCGACAACCGCAAGGTGTGGGTGGGCCAGAAGAAGATCAAGAAGCTCGTGGAGCGCAGCCGGCTGCGCTCGTAG